One window of the Podospora pseudopauciseta strain CBS 411.78 chromosome 4, whole genome shotgun sequence genome contains the following:
- a CDS encoding hypothetical protein (COG:K; EggNog:ENOG503NVJ4): MAYDCARASNTARGSWKDKRAEKSGNPYHVDALPKGIVLTFGWLVPFAQLAGSQVENESVSGRSFRRKGTCVAMEHLETQVSDLRSFLAPQSSAAPGLSLSTPAAYSPSGPLSSLSALGDNSAPQPALPLPLESSHGGGTTSANTTTSHAKRRAEPDEDGEVSAKQQRSKRNRYTSIACNECKRRKIKCNGQTPCHRCGNLNLQCLYAPNCCPNFKDSDEFRDMSAQVTRLQEQVDNLFSAMNALRQETSSLRLAPIHDHILPPPVTTGSPSPIPTLPPLTRPRLGYRVPSSFHGPTSIAFTVDVAKSTLHRMGYTDVAEDSVSQPTEPTPHPSPALAPLAAPPPLASSSPPSAVPRDPILEFDEAEMLRLCELHEEEVGAMYPVIPIETVKQHAQSLGPWFATVKLNSSAAQQTLPDLNDQKTLVLKIVLCCALVVEEHGNSARAARLYESIQPIIDRMLMSEPADIVKLPFLALVAGYRYLSNDEVLAWRVVGHVGRLCLELGLHRREGLQNITDPTVRRNALLTFWSVYVLDRRWSFSTGLPFVYHDDKIDPGLPKPDDYPFLVAMVGYSKLAAKIWELVDCFEPAVIRGLKAHNFEPLEQEIWEWYESVPAEIQTDPSDGDRIAMPSGPTDKVQRVRIWTRLRLNQVRIWLYTPVLHSATSIAENMQRAEKAVDLAKQTIRLLAHINQTTSLYRRCQVFYHQFLTSSIAVLFLASTHAPVEFSSHCRVEFYMALDLVRDMSSKSWVSHRLWRTIRSLKAVAPRLGLEEDFAASPSATKPSKTGSAAQLHRHQSTSDYNQSRSHSISQSSPRTAGTVPSVRGVAQSHSSMSPFSPQIRGSEMSHHPNSAVSTPHQQQMHVDERTNGLRLQSEMSRIYEGYAGLGVNGSVPTTAGMRSMSLETGAMSAGDLGYGNNMHMGQGLGLVQGVVGLGDESVYQHIKDMF, from the exons ATGGCGTACGATTGTGCCAGGGCATCGAACACAGCAAGAGGAAGTTGGAAGGACAAAAGGGCGGAAAAGAGCGGCAATCCTTATCACGTGGACGCGCTGCCAAAAGGGATTGTGCTGACATTTGGGTGGCTTGTCCCCTTTGCTCAGCTCGCTGGCTCTCAGGTGGAAAACGAGAGCGTGTCCGGGAGGTCTTTCAGGAGAAAAGGCACATGTGTTGCAATGGAACATCTTGAGACCCAAGTGAGCGACCTGCGCTCGTTCCTGGCTCCGCAGTCATCTGCCGCTCCAGGATTGAGCCTGTCGACGCCAGCAGCCTATTCTCCCAGTGGGCCTCTGTCGTCGCTTTCCGCCCTCGGAGACAATTCCGCACCGCAACCTGCCTTACCACTCCCACTCGAGTCGTCGCACGGAGGCGGCACCACGTCCGCCAACACGACCACCTCCCATGCCAAAAGAAGGGCAGAGCCagatgaggatggtgaagTGTCTGCCAAGCAGCAAAGGAGCAAGCGGAATAGA TACACCTCGATCGCCTG CAATGAGTGCAAACGCCGCAAGATCAAATGCAACGGCCAGACGCCCTGTCACCGATGTGGCAACCTCAACCTACAATGTTTGTACGCGCCCAACTGCTGTCCCAACTTCAAGGACTCGGATGAGTTCAGGGACATGTCGGCCCAGGTGACTCGGCTGCAAGAACAGGTCGACAATCTCTTCAGCGCCATGAATGCTCTTCGCCAGGAAACTTCAAGTCTGCGTCTAGCCCCGATTCACGATCATATCCTGCCTCCGCCAGTAACCACAGGCAGTCCCTCACCCATTCCCACCCTTCCTCCGCTGACCAGGCCTCGTCTTGGGTACCGTGTGCCATCCTCATTCCATGGACCGACGAGCATCGCCTTCACTGTCGATGTAGCCAAGAGTACGCTCCATAGAATGGGGTATACCGACGTGGCTGAGGACAGCGTTTCTCAGCCTACAGAGCCAACACCGCATCCATCGCCGGCCCTAGCTCCCCTAGCAGCCCCTCCGCCACtggcatcctcctctccaccctcagCTGTCCCTCGTGATCCTATCCTGGAATTCGACGAAGCAGAAATGCTGCGGTTATGCGAGCTACATGAGGAAGAAGTTGGGGCCATGTACCCTGTGATACCCATCGAGACTGTCAAACAACATGCCCAATCGCTTGGCCCATGGTTTGCAACTGTCAAACTAAACTCCTCTGCCGCTCAGCAAACTTTGCCGGACCTTAACGATCAGAAAACATTAGTCCTCAAGATTGTCCTCTGCTGCGccctggtggtggaggaacaCGGCAATAGTGCGCGCGCCGCCCGCTTATACGAGAGTATACAGCCGATCATTGACCGAATGCTCATGAGTGAGCCGGCCGATATCGTCAAGTTACCGTTCTTAGCGCTGGTAGCCGGGTATCGATACTTGTCTAACGACGAGGTATTGGCCTGGCGAGTGGTTGGGCATGTAGGAAGGCTGTGTCTCGAGTTGGGTCTCCACCGAAGGGAAGGACTGCAAAATATCACCGATCCAACGGTGAGAAGGAATGCACTCCTGACCTTCTGGAGCGTCTATGTTCTGGACCGGAGATGGAGCTTCAGCACCGGGCTGCCGTTTGTGTATCATGATGACAAGATTGATCCCGGGTTACCTAAGCCG GATGACTACCCCTTTTTAGTAGCAATGGTTGGGTACTCCAAGCTAGCGGCCAAGATCTGGGAGTTGGTGGATTGCTTTGAGCCAGCTGTTATCCGAGGTTTGAAGGCTCATAATTTTGAGCCGCTGGAACAGGAAATTTGGGAGTGGTATGAGAGTGTGCCAGCTGAGATCCAGACAGACCCATCCGATGGTGACAGGATTGCTATGCCTAGTGGTCCCACTGATAAAGTTCAGCGGGTGAGAATATGGACGAGATTGAGGCTGAATCAG GTCCGCATCTGGCTGTATACACCTGTGTTGCACAGCGCCACAAGCATCGCCGAGAATATGCAACGGGCTGAGAAAGCAGTTGACCTTGCCAAACAAACAATCCGGCTACTGGCACACATCAACCAAACCACGAGTCTCTATCGTCGCTGCCAGGTCTTCTACCACCAGTTCTTGACCTCATCTATTGCCGTTCTATTTCTCGCTTCCACCCATGCCCCTGTCGAGTTCAGCTCGCATTGCCGGGTAGAGTTCTACATGGCTCTCGACCTCGTACGGGACATGTCCTCTAAATCATGGGTGTCCCACCGACTCTGGCGCACGATACGGTCTCTCAAAGCCGTTGCACCTCGGCTCGGTCTCGAGGAAGACTTTGCTGCCTCGCCCTCGGCCACCAAGCCCTCCAAGACTGGCTCTGCTGCTCAGTTACATCGTCATCAAAGCACGAGTGACTACAACCAAAGCAGGAGCCATAGCATCAGCCAAAGCAGCCCGCGGACTGCTGGCACAGTGCCCTCAGTCCGAGGGGTCGCTCAAAGCCATAGTAGCATGAGTCCGTTCAGTCCGCAGATTAGGGGCAGCGAGATGAGCCATCACCCGAACTCAGCTGTTTCTACGCCTCATCAACAGCAGATGCACGTGGACGAACGGACTAATGGCCTGAGATTGCAATCCGAAATGTCGAGGATCTACGAGGGCTATGCAGGACTGGGTGTAAACGGGAGTGTGCCGACGACGGCAGGGATGAGGAGTATGAGCTTGGAAACCGGCGCAATGTCTGCTGGTGATTTGGGATATGGGAACAATATGCATATGGGTCAGGGACTCGGGCTTGTCCAGGGGGTCGTTGGACTGGGCGATGAGAGCGTGTATCAGCACATCAAGGACATGTTTTAG
- a CDS encoding hypothetical protein (EggNog:ENOG503P8XP) — protein MAAAVLHLRESIDRPDSRVSFAQSEASSHSTYHSFQDLDLQEPEVPPPAPSNPTSRPPVRLPAPASVPITHQRPPVAWEMRRQDSGYESITPARKDSFPSHHKGASTTSLASSGRKRVRPATRRSPRSAPASQLPRSSRNSVSPSPDYRQSEEVQQEVSYFHFPQPEFTSGPALDDTVGSHNPRDFATEGNYTHKFEVAVYPPPPQTTHYWTSDQTRRLEYAAIDAASKGVRGWVMRHVVPECFVPPSKRRVGFEDDRGSVIRYRLDLDTEDDDEEKGNSESRKGWRTWLFSVRRR, from the coding sequence ATGGCTGCCGCTGTACTTCATCTGAGAGAGTCTATCGACCGCCCTGACTCGCGGGTGAGCTTCGCGCAATCTGAAGCTTCCAGCCACTCAACCTATCATAGCTTTCAGGATCTCGATCTTCAGGAACCCGAggtaccaccaccagcaccctccAATCCTACCTCGAGGCCGCCTGTTCGTTTGCCAGCTCCTGCATCTGTTCCCATTACTCATCAACGTCCACCGGTAGCTTGGGAGATGCGGCGACAGGATTCGGGCTATGAATCAATCACACCAGCCCGCAAGGATTCATTCCCATCTCATCACAAGGGAGCCTCGACAACATCTCTGGCTTCAAGCGGCCGGAAACGTGTCAGGCCTGCCACCCGGCGATCTCCCAGGTCTGCGCCAGCTTCGCAACTCCCAAGAAGTAGCCGCAACTCTGTCTCGCCCTCCCCCGATTACCGACAATCGGAGGAGGTTCAACAAGAGGTTTCCTACTTTCACTTCCCACAGCCGGAATTCACCTCGGGGCCGGCATTGGACGATACCGTCGGCTCTCACAACCCTCGTGATTTCGCTACTGAAGGCAACTACACCCACAAATTTGAGGTTGCGGTctatccaccccctccacagACGACGCATTACTGGACAAGCGATCAGACGCGACGACTTGAGTATGCGGCCATTGATGCCGCGAGCAAGGGCGTTCGCGGCTGGGTTATGCGTCATGTCGTCCCAGAGTGCTTTGTGCCCCCAAGCAAGCGAAGGGTGGGGTTCGAGGACGACAGAGGCAGCGTGATTCGGTACCGCCTTGACCTCGACAcggaggatgacgacgaggagaaggggaacTCAGAGTCGAGAAAGGGGTGGAGGACTTGGTTATTCAGCGTCCGGCGCCGTTGA
- a CDS encoding hypothetical protein (EggNog:ENOG503P792; COG:Q), whose translation MTASIAQATKTIVATGTSSGLGFELIKQLLSSPTSLSPSTTHLNLVLGARDTNRTGQAYNALSYPKTDHILSILPLELSSLKSTASFANATLERLGPDGKIDYLLLNAAVSDGTDKPAKESKSGLCEAFVVNHLSQHYLLHLLEKKLIDSSTRIIFVSSGAIRRVTDPSTLEKDLKVESGVEANDTYSQTKFLNLLSAQWWRRRLEEKCRVVAVSPGLIPNTGIGRGSGMKLSMDMPDAKSVEHGAKSILAAFTRDDFPKDREQLFLTSWGEWWEKGVYEKVLDKGLQDKWCWSKEEIEKREGLN comes from the exons ATGACTGCCTCCATAGCACAAGCTACCAAAACCATCGTCGCTACAGGCACATCGTCAGGGTTG GGCTTTGAACTCATCAAACAACTCCTCAGCTCTCCCACTTCCCTCAGCCCCTCTACCACTCACCTCAACCTTGTCCTCGGAGCCCGCGACACCAACCGTACCGGTCAAGCCTACAATGCGCTCTCGTACCCCAAGACTGATCACATTCTGTCTATCCTTCCCCTCGAGCTTTCCAGTCTAAAGTCAACCGCCTCATTCGCCAATGCAACACTCGAGCGTCTCGGCCCTGACGGAAAGATCGATTACCTGCTCCTCAACGCTGCGGTCTCTGACGGGACAGACAAGCCCGCGAAGGAGTCCAAGTCTGGGCTTTGTGAGGCATTTGTGGTTAATCATCTTT CCCAGCATTACCTCCTTCACTTGCTCGAGAAGAAACTGATTGATTCCTCTACGAGAATCATTTTTGTTTCCTCGGGCGCCATCCGTCGGGTTACTGACCCCTCGACGTTGGAGAAGGACTTGAAAGTTGAGTCTGGGGTGGAAGCCAACGACACGTACTCTCAGACAAAATTCTTGAACTTGTTGAGTGCGcagtggtggcggaggaggctggaggagaagTGTAGGGTTGTTGCAGTTTCTCCGGGGCTGATTCCTAACACTGGAATTGGGAGGGGCTCGGGAATGAAGTTGAGTATGGATATGCCTGATGCGAAGAGCGTGGAGCATGGGGCAAAGAGCATTCTGGCTGCGTTCACGAGGGATGATTTCCCGAAGGATAGGGAGCAGCTGTTTTTGACGAGctggggggagtggtgggagaagggggtgtatgagaaggtgttggatAAGGGGTTGCAGGATAAGTGGTGCTGGTcaaaggaggagattgagaagagggaggggttgaactAG
- a CDS encoding hypothetical protein (EggNog:ENOG503P0XZ; COG:G) — protein MGISKETNKSLLFDAGSYFAHNEMELGHWRCEFSAVFRDKSYTEHYQQNYPPPEPVEEFDDRNRLYSLKGAIVYSAGHPQSSMRKTAYNNMLYLIEKYAPLNKVDKYDPNIDPSITGACIVPHLAEGFI, from the exons ATGGGGATCAGCAAAGAGACCAACAAGTCCCTCCTCTTCGATGCTGGATCATACTTTGCCCACAACGAGATGGAACTTGGGCACTGGAGGTGCGAATTCAGTGCCGTGTTCCGTGACAAGAGCTACACGGAACACTACCAACAAAATTACCCTCCTCCTGAGCCtgtggaggagtttgacgaTCGCAACCGGCTGTACAGCCTCAAAGGAGCCATCGTTTATTCCGCTGGCCACCCGCAGAGTTCCATGAGAAAGAC GGCGTACAACAATATGCTGTATCTCATTGAAAAGTACGCCCCACTGAACAAGGTAGACAAATACGATCCGAACATCGACCCATCCATCACGGGGGCATGCATCGTGCCCCATCTTGCCGAGGGGTTCATTTGA
- a CDS encoding hypothetical protein (EggNog:ENOG503NTZ2; COG:G), whose translation MANESWISHYSPSNDFSLANIPFGIISTPEDQTLRPAIAIGGFALDLKTWLAIVNKEKLADVFSGVDIDQLDHALSQPTLNGFAALGRPVHRIVRKGLQDLLRKDTPYAELLRDDENARTKTLSRLSDVMMHLPMEIGDYTDFYAGYHHAYAVGVMFRGPENALQPNYTHLPVGYHGRASSIVVDGTPIRRPVGQILLDPKAEPKQPVTGPTRKLDIELELGCFISKPNKMGESVDVKQAEEYIFGYVLLNDWSARDIQAWEYVPLGPFNGKNFGTTISAWVVLADALEPFKVKTEIDNKTELQEYLKGEEDKTVFDIKLEVDLTTADGSTTTIGRTSSKYLMWSFPQMIAHHTLGGCSMRPGDLLGSGTISGPGGVEERGSLLEMTENGKKEVLLAGMNARTFLKDGDSITLRGFCADDGKGVRVGFGRCSGTIYGGPQR comes from the exons ATGGCTAACGAATCCTGGATCTCCCACTACAGCCCCTCAAATGACTTCTCTCTCGCCAACATCCCCTTCGGCATCATCAGCACTCCGGAGGACCAAACACTCCGCCCAGCCATCGCCATTGGAGGCTTTGCACTGGACTTGAAAACATGGCTGGCCATAGTGAACAAGGAGAAACTCGCCGACGTCTTCTCAGGTGTTGATATTGATCAGCTTGACCATGCTCTAAGCCAACCCACCCTCAACGGTTTTGCTGCTCTTGGACGGCCGGTGCACAGAATTGTACGAAAAGGACTCCAGGATCTATTACGCAAAGACACGCCATATGCAGAGCTCCTCAGGGATGACGAGAATGCCAGGACCAAAACCTTGAGCAGGCTGAGCGATGTTATGATGCACCTTCCAATGGAAATTGGAGACTACACCGACTTCTACGCAGGCTATCACCATGCCTATGCGGTTGGTGTCATGTTCCGCGGGCCAGAAAACGCCCTCCAGCCAAATTATACGCACTTACCGGTTGGATACCACGGTAGGGCATCGAGTATCGTGGTGGATGGGACGCCAATTCGGAGGCCAGTAGGTCAGATACTGCTGGACCCGAAAGCTGAGCCAAAGCAACCTGTGACTGGGCCTACGAGGAAACTGGATAtcgagcttgagcttgggtGCTTCATCTCAAAACCTAACAAAATGGGCGAGTCTGTAGATGTGAAACAGGCTGAGGAGTACATCTTTGGCTATGTGCTCCTGAACGACTGGAGCGCGAGGGATATTCAGGCCTGGGAGTATGTGCCGCTGGGGCCGTTCAATGGCAAGAACTTCGGGACGACAATTAGTGCCtgggtggtgctggcagATGCGCTAGAGCCGTTCAAGGTGAAGACCGAGATTGATAATAAGACCGAACTGCAAGAGTACTTgaagggcgaggaggataaAACAGTGTTTGACATTAAGTTGGAAGTCGATTTGACAA CTGCTGATGGGAGCACAACTACCATTGGAAGGACAAGCTCGAAGTATTTGATGTGGTCATTTCCACAGATGATTGCGCATCATACTCTGGGTGGCTGTTCGATGCGTCCTGGTGACTTGCTTGGATCTGGGACAATTAGTGGCCCAGGTGGTGtcgaggagagggggagctTGCTGGAGATGACTGAGAACGGGAAGAAGGAAGTATTGCTGGCCGGGATGAATGCCAGAACGTTTTTGAAGGATGGTGACAGCATTACACTGAGAGGATTTTGTGCTGATGACGGCAAGGGAGTACgtgttgggtttgggcgCTGTTCAGGAACAATCTATGGTGGCCCACAGAGATGA
- a CDS encoding hypothetical protein (EggNog:ENOG503PG89) → MGINLSEYENHSLIWSGNIKGHTGIRTDILPLVEAFFNYTLMFIVLTLLFVVAIRKRRGLWSNSQMTWDASNKLSSVATGSSPTSETPGYSDDGLQEHGFCLESQQTETSSHPTDSQPSSQPLLSSAPPALPRQPPPAAHLDPEPISIAQQRIPRRPLAPSIPLSPTKPSSPSGIPSSPQSIHPVHGGFLTRQRTIEELDAQKVLVLEMSPLHHPHRIASSDDGEEVADGFQMQNRVHLSVGEISANAMVATRYQAAQGHDPSLEEDTELDTVVDGFQMGSAQRRTKEVESTTKSQKSQDHDEPLAESDVVADGFQMQSKLPSYDEAAPARTGVGYLREKDDQDKRARGRARSF, encoded by the coding sequence ATGGGCATTAACCTCAGCGAGTATGAAAACCATAGCCTCATCTGGTCTGGAAACATTAAAGGACATACGGGTATCCGCACAGATATCTTACCCTTAGTTgaggccttcttcaactACACTCTCATGTTCATCGTTCTCACGCTCTTGTTCGTCGTGGCCATCCGAAAGCGAAGGGGTCTCTGGTCCAATTCCCAAATGACTTGGGATGCATCAAACAAGTTGTCCAGCGTTGCAACTGGTTCCTCCCCTACCTCTGAGACTCCAGGGTACTCGGATGATGGCCTGCAGGAGCACGGGTTCTGTCTCGAATCTCAGCAAACAGAAACATCTTCTCATCCGACAGATTCTCAACCATCCAGCCAACCACTTCTGTCTTCAGCACCACCTGCGTTGCCTCGACAACCCCCTCCTGCAGCGCACCTAGATCCAGAACCTATCTCAATCGCACAGCAAAGAATCCCACGAAGACCGCTTGCCCCATCGATACCTCTAtcaccaaccaaaccaaGCTCGCCATCAGGCATaccatcctcaccacaaaGTATACACCCAGTCCACGGGGGGTTTCTGACACGTCAGCGGACTATCGAGGAGTTGGACGCGCAAAAGGTGTTGGTATTAGAGATGTCACCACTACACCATCCACACAGGATCGCTTCCAGCGACGATGGAGAAGAAGTGGCGGATGGATTTCAAATGCAGAATCGCGTCCACTTGAGTGTAGGAGAAATCTCGGCAAATGCTATGGTTGCCACTAGATACCAGGCAGCGCAGGGGCATGATCCATCTTTGGAAGAAGACACAGAGCTGGACACGGTGGTCGACGGGTTTCAAATGGGCTCGGCACAGAGAAGGACAAAGGAAGTGGAATCGACAACCAAATCCCAGAAGTCCCAAGACCATGACGAACCTCTTGCGGAGTCAGACGTGGTAGCTGATGGGTTTCAAATGCAATCTAAGCTGCCGAGTTATGATGAGGCGGCCCCGGCGAGGACTGGGGTAGGGTacttgagggagaaggacgACCAAGATAAGAGAGCGAGGGGGAGAGCGAGATCATTTTGA
- a CDS encoding hypothetical protein (COG:L; EggNog:ENOG503PEAQ): MNEELAIFIASPDPANTQFFLSRKRLTRHSRIRPASIFHPEDPSLTPEEHFPLQTVRAPDHRVHPRFVNRFNSREFLLVIDASCINNGRHADKSSPPIGSSSFKPKNSPGTPNAAVMLPLSEEYNGPITGTIAFRLEEEPQGDVMDHSSNRAKLRAVIAALQFRSWHGEGWRRVVVLTDLEYIVKGATEWLPRWVGRQWRKSKVGRSGRKYANRNLWEELQHRIEELGGEGCEVSFWLVRDGELIRQTKAAARLAAWEGKKEGLPVERYTRLFGIMI; encoded by the coding sequence ATGAACGAAGAgctcgccatcttcatcgccTCCCCTGACCCCGCCAACACCCAATTCTTCCTCTCGAGGAAGAGACTCACTCGTCACTCTCGCATCAGGCCTGCCTCGATCTTCCACCCGGAAgacccctccctcacacCGGAAGAACACTTCCCCTTGCAAACCGTCCGCGCCCCCGACCACCGAGTCCACCCTCGCTTCGTCAACAGGTTTAACAGCAGGGAATTTTTACTTGTTATCGACGCGTCATGTATCAATAACGGCCGCCACGCGGATaaatcctcccctcccattggcagctcctccttcaagCCCAAGAACTCACCTGGCACCCCAAATGCGGCTGTGATGCTCCCTTTGTCAGAGGAGTACAATGGGCCCATTACCGGGACAATTGCCTTCCGTCTTGAGGAGGAACCCCAGGGTGATGTAATGGATCACAGTTCCAATCGGGCTAAACTCCGCGCTGTGATTGCGGCGTTGCAGTTTAGGAGTTGGcatggggaggggtggaggagggtggtggtgttgacggATTTGGAGTATATCGTCAAGGGGGCTACGGAGTGGTTGCCTAGGTGGGTGGGTAGGCAGTGGAGGAAGTCGAAGGTTGGGAGGTCGGGCAGGAAGTATGCCAATCGGAACTTGTGGGAGGAGTTGCAGCATAGGATTGAGGAGCTGGGGGGTGAAGGGTGTGAGGTTTCGTTTTGGCTGGTGAGGGATGGGGAGTTGATAAGGCAGacgaaggcggcggcgaggctgGCGGcgtgggaggggaagaaagaGGGGTTGCCGGTGGAGAGGTATACGAGGTTGTTTGGGATTATGATATga
- the AMO1 gene encoding peroxisomal copper amine oxidase (COG:Q; EggNog:ENOG503NTVH), whose translation MGSIVTDLPHPFDPLSLAEIETAINIVKKAHGQVFFNVVSLQEPRKAEMTAWLANPETTPRPKRFADVVVIAPGGKVYDGLVDLAEAKITKWDLLDGEQPIITMEELQLVEHVVRKDPKVIEQCIISGVAPEDMHKVYCDPWTIGYDERFGNKVRLQQALIYYRPDIDNCQYQYPLDFCPIYDADKGEIIAIDIPKVRRPLSKAPPMDYHPTAVEARGGYRTDLKPINITQPEGVSFKLTGREIEWQNWKFHIGFNYREGIVLNNITFNDKGTVRPIFYRLSLAEMVVPYGNPEAPHHRKHALDQGEYGAGYMTNSLSLGCDCKGSIHYMDAEFPTRDGGLRTIKNAICIHEEDAGILFKHSDFRDDSVIVTRGRKLIIQQIFTAANYEYVVAWVFHQDGTIAPEIKLTGILNTYAMLEDEDTKGWGTQVYPGVNAHNHQHLFCLRIDANIDGPNNTVFVNDAVPSEAPVGSPENFYGNGFYNKRTKLVTEGEAMTDYNGATSRAWEIANTNKLNPYSKKPVSYKLVSREVPGLMPKEGSLVWKRAAFARHAVHVTKYRDDELWPAGKHVPQTSGEPSRGITEWIGDGTTSIDNADIVLWHTFGVTHFPSPEDFPVMPAEPMMLLLRPRNFFAGNPVMDVPPSYASTPSQILAGKQGVLDATDKLSTLAFANGNGASCCKSNGFNGTH comes from the exons ATGGGCTCCATCGTCACcgacctccctcaccccttcgaccctctctctctggcCGAGATTGAGACGGCCATCAACATCGTCAAGAAGGCTCACGGCCAAGTCTTCTTCAATGTCGTCTCTCTCCAGGAACCTCGCAAGGCTGAGATGACAGCATGGCTCGCCAACCCCGAGACCACCCCCCGCCCAAAGCGTTTTGCTGATGTTGTGGTGATCGCTCCCGGCGGCAAGGTCTACGATGGTCTCGTTGATCTTGCTGAGGCCAAGATCACCAAGTGGGATCTGTTGGATGGAGAGCAGCCTATT ATCACCATGGAGGAGCTCCAGCTGGTAGAGCACGTCGTCCGCAAGGACCCCAAGGTCATTGAACAGTGCATCATCAGCGGTGTTGCCCCAGAGGACATGCACAAGGTCTATTGCGACCCATGGACCATTGGCTACGATGAGCGGTTTGGCAACAAGGTGCGGTTGCAACAGGCACTCATTTACTACCGTCCAGACATCGACAACTGCCAGTACCAGTACCCTCTTGACTTCTGCCCTATCTACGATGCCGACAAGGGTGAGATCATTGCCATCGATATCCCCAAAGTCCGCCGCCCACTCAGCAAGGCCCCGCCTATGGACTATCATCCTACTGCGGTGGAGGCCCGTGGTGGTTACCGCACCGATCTGAagcccatcaacatcacccagCCCGAAGGTGTTTCGTTCAAGCTTACCGGCAGGGAGATTGAGTGGCAAAACTGGAAGTTCCACATCGGCTTCAACTACAGAGAAGGCATCGtgctcaacaacatcaccttCAACGACAAGGGCACCGTCCGCCCCATCTTCTACAGACTTTCTCTCGCCGAAATGGTCGTCCCATATGGTAACCCCGAGGCCCCGCACCACCGCAAGCACGCTCTTGACCAGGGTGAGTATGGTGCTGGCTACATGACCAACAGCCTGTCCCTTGGCTGCGACTGCAAGGGCTCCATTCACTACATGGATGCAGAGTTCCCCACCCGTGATGGTGGTCTTCGCACCATCAAGAATGCCATCTGCATtcacgaggaggatgccggcATCCTCTTCAAGCATAGCGACTTCCGTGACGATTCAGTCATCGTCACCCGTGGCCGCAAGCTGATCATCCAACAAATCTTCACCGCCGCCAACTACGAGTACGTCGTCGCCTGGGTGTTCCACCAGGATGGCACCATTGCCCCTGAGATCAAGCTCACCGGTATCTTGAACACCTACGCCatgctcgaggacgaggacacCAAGGGCTGGGGCACTCAGGTCTACCCCGGCGTCAACGcccacaaccaccagcaTCTCTTCTGCCTCCGCATCGACGCCAACATCGACGGTCCCAACAACACCGTCTTCGTCAACGACGCCGTCCCCAGCGAGGCCCCCGTCGGCAGCCCCGAGAACTTTTACGGCAACGGTTTCTACAACAAGCGCACCAAGCTCGTGACCGAGGGCGAGGCCATGACGGACTACAACGGCGCCACCTCCCGCGCCTGGGAGAtcgccaacaccaacaagcTGAACCCCTACAGCAAGAAGCCCGTCAGCTACAAGTTGGTCAGCAGAGAGGTCCCCGGCCTCATGCCCAAGGAGGGCTCCCTGGTCTGGAAGCGCGCCGCCTTTGCCAGACATGCCGTCCACGTCACCAAGTACCGCGACGACGAGCTTTGGCCCGCGGGAAAACACGTCCCCCAGACCTCTGGCGAGCCATCCCGCGGCATCACCGAGTGGATTGGTGAcggcaccacctccatcgaCAACGCCGACATTGTCCTCTGGCACACCTTTGGCGTGACCCACTTCCCGTCCCCCGAGGACTTCCCCGTCATGCCTGCCGAGCCGATGatgcttctcctccgccctcgaAACTTCTTCGCCGGCAACCCGGTGATGGATGTTCCTCCCAGCTATGCCAGCACCCCGAGCCAGATTCTCGCCGGCAAGCAGGGTGTTTTAGACGCTACTGACAAGCTTAGTACTCTTGCTTTtgccaacggcaacggcgcCAGCTGCTGCAAGAGCAATGGTTTCAATGGCACTCACTAG